From Halomicrobium salinisoli, the proteins below share one genomic window:
- a CDS encoding nitrite/sulfite reductase yields the protein MPHKKEDVKDELYGDEVREKLEEFAEKGWESIPEDEREEWFTRFKFWGVFHQRSGQESYFMMRLTNCGGVLEPGQLRAIGEVARDYAKGPVENPEFGNGWVDFTTRQSIQLHWLKLEDVPEIWEKLEAVGVSSRSAGGDTMRNISGCPVAGKAEEYVESRELLDEIQADIRDDDDLCNMPRKFNISVSGCRQGCAQDSINDIGLEPARKMIDGETVKGFNVRVGGGLGGREPRPARPLDLFVRPEHAKETVREFVELYHEEGNRENRSKNRARFFVDEWGTDEIREALDERLDFEFETAGTDFRGEYTYNAGESSERGAHDHVGVYDQKDGKNYVGLSVPVGRMPAEDAIELADLADAYGSGEVRLTRRQNPLLMDVPDGKLANLLNEDLLEEYKPEPNPFVQGAMACTGTEFCSIALTETKARTARLLRWLGKNVELPDDVDRIKLHYSGCTADCGQAMTADIGMQGMRARKDGEMVEAMDVGVGGGVGEDPSFIEWVRQRVPADEVPGMIANLVEAYAALREDGQTFREWVDATGHETIVELAEPEEVDGYEDPCLNDAKQSWYPFADGESPAPTDAEGQPISADD from the coding sequence ATGCCACACAAGAAGGAGGACGTCAAGGACGAACTGTACGGCGACGAGGTGCGCGAGAAGCTCGAGGAGTTCGCCGAGAAGGGCTGGGAATCGATCCCCGAGGACGAGCGCGAGGAGTGGTTCACTCGCTTCAAGTTCTGGGGCGTCTTCCACCAGCGCTCCGGCCAGGAGTCGTACTTCATGATGCGGCTGACCAACTGCGGGGGCGTCCTCGAGCCGGGCCAGCTGCGGGCCATCGGCGAGGTCGCCCGCGACTACGCGAAGGGGCCGGTCGAGAACCCCGAGTTCGGCAACGGCTGGGTCGACTTCACCACGCGCCAGTCGATCCAGCTCCACTGGCTCAAGCTCGAGGACGTCCCGGAGATCTGGGAGAAACTCGAAGCGGTCGGCGTCTCCTCGCGGTCGGCGGGCGGTGACACGATGCGGAACATCTCCGGCTGCCCCGTCGCCGGCAAGGCCGAGGAGTACGTCGAGAGCCGCGAGCTGCTCGACGAGATCCAGGCGGACATCCGGGACGACGACGACCTCTGTAACATGCCCCGGAAGTTCAACATCTCCGTGTCGGGCTGCCGGCAGGGGTGCGCCCAGGACTCGATCAACGACATCGGGCTGGAGCCGGCCCGGAAGATGATCGACGGCGAGACGGTGAAGGGCTTCAACGTCCGCGTCGGCGGCGGCCTCGGCGGCCGCGAGCCCCGGCCGGCTCGCCCGCTGGATCTATTCGTCCGCCCCGAACACGCCAAGGAGACGGTCCGGGAGTTCGTCGAGCTGTACCACGAGGAGGGCAACCGCGAGAACCGCTCGAAGAACCGCGCCCGCTTCTTCGTCGACGAGTGGGGCACCGACGAGATCCGCGAGGCCCTGGACGAGCGGCTGGACTTCGAGTTCGAGACCGCCGGCACGGACTTCCGCGGCGAGTACACGTACAACGCCGGCGAGTCCAGCGAGCGGGGCGCCCACGACCACGTCGGCGTCTACGACCAGAAGGACGGGAAGAACTACGTCGGCCTGTCGGTCCCCGTGGGTCGGATGCCCGCCGAGGACGCCATCGAGCTGGCGGACCTGGCGGACGCGTACGGCTCCGGCGAGGTCAGGCTCACCCGCCGGCAGAACCCGCTGCTCATGGACGTCCCCGACGGGAAGCTCGCGAACCTGCTCAACGAGGACCTGCTGGAGGAGTACAAGCCCGAGCCCAACCCCTTCGTCCAGGGCGCGATGGCCTGTACCGGCACGGAGTTCTGCTCGATCGCGCTCACCGAGACGAAGGCGCGGACGGCCCGCCTGCTGCGCTGGCTGGGCAAGAACGTCGAACTGCCGGACGACGTCGACCGGATCAAGCTGCACTACTCCGGCTGTACCGCCGACTGCGGCCAGGCGATGACCGCCGACATCGGCATGCAGGGCATGCGCGCCCGCAAGGACGGCGAGATGGTCGAGGCGATGGACGTCGGCGTCGGCGGCGGCGTCGGCGAGGACCCCTCCTTCATCGAGTGGGTCCGCCAGCGCGTCCCCGCCGACGAGGTGCCCGGCATGATCGCGAACCTCGTGGAGGCCTACGCCGCGCTCCGGGAAGACGGTCAGACCTTCCGCGAGTGGGTCGACGCCACCGGCCACGAGACCATCGTCGAACTGGCCGAACCCGAGGAGGTCGACGGATACGAGGACCCCTGTCTGAACGACGCCAAGCAGTCCTGGTACCCGTTCGCGGACGGCGAGAGCCCCGCGCCCACCGACGCGGAGGGACAGCCAATCTCCGCCGACGACTGA
- a CDS encoding DUF1097 domain-containing protein codes for MFSVDTDALGQWSETWSLAVVFGVASVPWTYAFVTGGVPLWPSFIASASFYAAGGGLDGLVRGYASNLAGILYGAATLVVAAALGGGTVALSVVVGLFMLLASLHEAVSPLSFTPGGFFGYATLFSVHAAGATAFGVAGLAGETLAAVVSMLLGACIGLGTERVSERLA; via the coding sequence GTGTTCTCGGTCGACACCGACGCGCTGGGGCAGTGGTCGGAGACCTGGAGCCTCGCCGTCGTCTTCGGGGTCGCGTCGGTCCCCTGGACCTACGCGTTCGTCACCGGCGGGGTGCCGCTGTGGCCCTCGTTCATCGCCTCGGCGAGTTTCTACGCCGCCGGCGGCGGGCTGGACGGCCTCGTCCGCGGGTACGCCAGCAACCTCGCGGGCATCCTGTACGGCGCGGCGACGCTCGTCGTCGCGGCCGCGCTCGGCGGCGGGACCGTCGCGCTGAGCGTCGTCGTCGGCCTGTTCATGCTCCTGGCCAGCCTCCACGAGGCCGTCTCGCCGCTGTCGTTCACCCCGGGCGGCTTCTTCGGCTACGCGACGCTGTTCAGCGTCCACGCCGCCGGGGCGACCGCGTTCGGCGTCGCCGGACTGGCCGGCGAGACGCTCGCCGCCGTCGTCTCGATGCTGCTGGGCGCCTGCATCGGCCTCGGGACGGAACGGGTGAGCGAGCGGCTGGCCTGA
- a CDS encoding MFS transporter — protein sequence MTGDRKPAGRLGVFLTICAFSFMVNFGRVAFAPLVDHFISTGVAPAVAGFAATAVWIGSALPRLPTGFLLTFVRRHRVILGMGLFLSIAAALTALSPGIWFTVAGALLIGLATGVFFIAANPLVSELYPQRVGLAVGLRGMSSQIAAVAAPFLVATAIGLGSWRYGFWGLAGAALLTTVAFVLAVRRAELPTAGREDRNLLGAIRDQWHLVAAGIVFVGFTGFVWQGVFNFYVTYLGAAKGVDSGTANTLLTITFAAGVPSFVVAGRLADRFSYLSLLVTILGGFVVTLLAFTVVEGFLAIAAVSIVMSLIVHGLFPAADAYMLDTLPDEQRASAYSGFSATMMLIQAPGSVAVGLLAQYGVAYTDVFRGYAVVVAAIAIGMGLLARAGRLPRGG from the coding sequence ATGACGGGCGATCGGAAGCCGGCGGGCCGACTCGGCGTGTTTCTCACGATCTGCGCGTTCTCCTTTATGGTGAACTTCGGCCGCGTCGCGTTCGCGCCGCTGGTCGACCACTTCATCAGCACGGGCGTCGCCCCGGCGGTCGCCGGGTTCGCGGCGACGGCGGTGTGGATCGGCAGCGCGCTCCCGCGCCTGCCGACGGGCTTCCTGCTCACCTTCGTCCGCCGGCACCGCGTCATCCTCGGGATGGGGCTGTTCCTCTCGATCGCGGCCGCGCTGACGGCGCTGTCGCCGGGCATCTGGTTCACGGTCGCCGGCGCGCTGTTGATCGGCCTGGCGACGGGCGTGTTCTTCATCGCCGCCAACCCGCTCGTCAGCGAGCTCTACCCCCAGCGGGTCGGCCTGGCGGTCGGGCTGCGCGGGATGTCCTCGCAGATCGCCGCCGTCGCCGCGCCCTTCCTCGTCGCCACGGCCATCGGGCTGGGCTCCTGGCGGTACGGGTTCTGGGGGCTGGCCGGGGCGGCGTTGCTCACGACGGTCGCGTTCGTACTGGCCGTCCGGCGGGCGGAGCTCCCGACCGCCGGCCGGGAGGACCGGAACCTGCTGGGAGCGATCCGCGACCAGTGGCACCTCGTGGCCGCGGGCATCGTCTTCGTCGGCTTCACCGGCTTCGTCTGGCAGGGCGTGTTCAACTTCTACGTCACCTACCTCGGTGCGGCGAAGGGCGTCGACTCGGGGACGGCCAACACGCTGCTGACGATCACCTTCGCCGCCGGCGTCCCCTCGTTCGTCGTCGCCGGCCGCCTGGCCGACCGCTTCTCCTACCTCTCGCTTTTGGTGACCATCCTCGGCGGCTTCGTGGTCACCCTGCTGGCGTTCACGGTCGTCGAGGGGTTCCTGGCCATCGCCGCCGTCTCGATCGTCATGAGCCTGATCGTCCACGGCCTGTTCCCGGCGGCCGACGCCTACATGCTGGACACGCTCCCGGACGAGCAGCGCGCCAGCGCCTACTCGGGGTTCAGCGCGACGATGATGCTCATCCAGGCGCCCGGCAGCGTCGCGGTCGGCCTGCTGGCCCAGTACGGGGTCGCCTACACGGACGTCTTCCGCGGGTACGCGGTGGTGGTCGCCGCCATCGCCATCGGCATGGGCCTGCTGGCGCGTGCCGGACGGCTCCCCAGGGGCGGCTAG
- a CDS encoding BGTF surface domain-containing protein, whose product MPSTSHAARERSRRVSLCVSLALLVVLVPAATVAGAPDGAAPVSDAAAGTTCLQQTGTATPTSGGNRTPAPVAGRNATDGWTPNESQDLDVALGDVAVIPLSPRPGENATVTVAPSDDGDGYAATVRVRDDGDGRVRLLLNTYLAANGSTAARGTVRAAGDDEVAVTDRTGGPLTPGDYAVRLRRNGTVVSENRLSVSDPSVENVTLRRAGPSVFDASRPGDVRRANRSGLLRPLRDGEDGQELVRGETLVARIDAPSLLGLVAAQPGDAPTERLLALSEERDPETRVDFDVTEICNWTIVEAIAVHDSIRAVPDYRTGAVYVLLDTSDPAVADHGWVDLRVPTESTIHPSPSDGDLEFDPSFTLAEQQTTVETHETGALEVGADGRANVSGETNLMRGSRLPVTVQSRTDPSERWRATATIREDGTFDATVDVSNASSPGVFEVRAGDASASAWLGSAPRVHWQLDHTPTDHDADRLDVEALSLPDGGYLVAYEYDRSLGGFRPIGTVRPYSEDLSIESIERPRYLLVVPHRDGNGNYQFDDRRADPPYRAGDRVVQGWYPVAFERRDLPAGPPSATFDANASDERLLGRQVPTPEPTERDRFVTPLPDATPTSASTAETSATPTETSVPQTTVITEPTPTSPTTADGPGFGALAALVGLLCGAAIAAMRR is encoded by the coding sequence GTGCCCTCCACGTCCCACGCCGCTCGCGAGCGCTCGCGGCGGGTGTCACTGTGCGTATCGCTCGCGCTACTGGTCGTCCTCGTCCCCGCGGCGACCGTCGCCGGCGCCCCGGACGGCGCCGCGCCCGTCTCCGATGCCGCTGCCGGGACGACGTGCCTCCAGCAGACCGGAACCGCCACTCCGACGAGCGGCGGGAACCGGACCCCCGCGCCGGTCGCCGGCCGGAACGCGACCGACGGGTGGACGCCGAACGAATCGCAGGACCTCGACGTTGCCCTCGGCGACGTCGCCGTGATTCCGCTGTCGCCGCGGCCGGGCGAAAACGCCACCGTCACGGTCGCACCGTCCGACGACGGCGACGGCTACGCCGCGACCGTCAGGGTCCGCGACGACGGCGACGGTCGGGTCCGGCTCCTGCTCAACACCTACCTCGCCGCGAACGGATCGACCGCCGCTCGCGGGACGGTCCGCGCCGCGGGCGACGACGAGGTCGCCGTCACAGACCGGACGGGCGGTCCGCTGACGCCGGGCGACTACGCGGTTCGGCTCCGGCGAAACGGGACCGTCGTCTCGGAGAACCGGCTCTCGGTCTCGGATCCGTCAGTCGAGAACGTCACCCTCCGCCGCGCCGGACCGTCGGTGTTCGACGCCTCGCGGCCCGGCGACGTCCGGCGCGCGAATCGGTCCGGGCTGCTCCGGCCGCTGCGCGACGGCGAGGACGGTCAGGAACTGGTCCGCGGCGAGACGCTCGTCGCCCGGATCGACGCCCCGAGCTTGCTCGGCCTCGTCGCCGCCCAGCCCGGCGACGCGCCCACCGAGCGGCTCCTCGCGCTGAGCGAGGAGCGCGACCCCGAGACGCGGGTCGACTTCGACGTCACCGAGATCTGCAACTGGACCATCGTGGAGGCGATTGCGGTCCACGACTCGATCCGCGCCGTCCCCGACTACCGGACCGGCGCCGTGTACGTCCTGCTGGACACGAGCGATCCCGCGGTCGCCGACCACGGATGGGTGGACCTCAGGGTGCCGACCGAGAGCACCATCCACCCCTCGCCGTCTGACGGGGACCTGGAGTTCGATCCCAGCTTCACCCTGGCGGAGCAGCAGACGACCGTCGAGACGCACGAGACCGGCGCGCTCGAGGTGGGCGCAGACGGACGCGCGAACGTCAGCGGCGAGACGAACCTCATGCGCGGCTCGCGGCTCCCCGTCACCGTCCAGTCGCGGACCGACCCGTCCGAGCGGTGGCGCGCGACCGCGACGATCCGGGAGGACGGGACGTTCGACGCGACCGTCGACGTCTCGAACGCGTCCTCGCCCGGCGTCTTCGAGGTCCGGGCGGGCGACGCGAGCGCCTCCGCCTGGCTGGGGTCGGCCCCGCGCGTCCACTGGCAGCTCGATCACACGCCGACGGACCACGATGCCGATCGTCTGGACGTCGAAGCGCTGTCGCTACCGGACGGCGGTTACCTGGTCGCCTACGAGTACGACCGGAGCCTCGGCGGGTTCAGGCCGATCGGCACCGTCAGGCCGTACTCCGAGGACCTCTCGATCGAGTCGATCGAACGCCCCAGGTACCTCCTCGTCGTTCCCCACCGCGACGGGAACGGGAACTACCAGTTCGACGACCGACGCGCGGACCCGCCCTACCGGGCGGGCGACCGGGTCGTCCAGGGCTGGTACCCTGTCGCGTTCGAGAGGCGCGACCTCCCGGCGGGCCCGCCGAGCGCGACGTTCGACGCGAACGCGTCCGACGAGCGGCTGCTCGGGCGCCAGGTCCCGACGCCGGAACCGACCGAGCGGGACCGGTTCGTGACACCGCTGCCCGACGCGACGCCGACCTCGGCGTCGACGGCGGAGACGAGCGCCACCCCGACGGAGACGTCGGTGCCCCAGACCACAGTGATTACCGAACCGACGCCCACCAGTCCGACGACCGCCGACGGGCCGGGTTTCGGGGCGCTGGCCGCGCTGGTCGGACTCCTCTGTGGCGCCGCGATCGCTGCAATGCGTCGGTGA